The sequence ACCGTTCGAACGCTCTCGCCCGCCGCGATCTGCTCGGATAGTTCGCCGAGTTGCTCCTCGAGGGCCGACCCCTCCTGGAAGAGCCGATACAGCGAGAGTGGATACGATCCGAGGAGGTGGCCGACCGAACTGAACAGCGAGTCCTCGAGGTTGACGGCGAACGACTCCCCGTCCCAGATTCCGATCGTGGTCTCCCGGCCCATCGCCGGCGGATCCGAACCGGTGACGTCGAGGGGATCGGCTCGGTTCAGGTCGAATTCCTCGACGAACCCCATGCAAAACGGGTCGTCGGTGTGGAGGTACTTGCCGCCGATCTCGAATGTGCGGTCGCCGATGGTGGCCGTTTGCAGTCGGCCCCCGACGTCTTCGTTCCGTTCGAACACCACGACGTCAGCCGCTGACCGGTCCTGCGAGACGAAATAGGCAGTTGCAGCTCCCGTGATCCCGGCACCAACGATGCCAATCCGACCAGAGTCACTTCCCGTCACGCGTTGATCGTGCGATCGGTGTCCCCAATAGGATTGTGCTTTGAGGTGTCGGCATTCGGGTGCCGGCGAGGGCACCGTGGGGGCGAATACGAGGAGGGAGATCCGGTTCGTGAGATCCCGCCCGTGAAGGCGCTCTGGGAGCGTGCCGGAGAGTCGAGTGGGTGCGAGTCAATTTTGGAGATTTTGGACTGGTGAGTGGTTCTGTGTGAGTGCGATTTGGCCAAGACGGTGTTTTTTGGATCGGGTCGGCGTCGGCAACGGAGACGTCTACCAAGGCGGGAGAAACGATCACCGAACTACTGCTTGAGCACACGATTTCCGGTCTCGGCCCGCCCACTGATAGTGATGGTTTGGGATATGAGTAGACCCCGCGCCTTTCTCAACTGTTAATATCATCTGGGATGAACGTTGATATGGATTGACAACAGATGACACGCATCTCCACCACCGAACTGTTCGAGCGATTCGACGAGGAAACCGACCGCCAGCATTTCGAAGTGCTGGACGAGGAGTCAATGACGGTCGAGGTGGCTCGATACGCCGCCGGGACCGCCGAGCCGAAAAATCCGCACACCGGCGACGAGATTTACTACATCATCTCAGGGTCCGGGATGGCCAGGGCGGGGGACGAGACCTATTCGGTTGAAGCCGGCGACGTGGTTTACGTCGAATCGGGTCTCGAACACGATATTTTCAATATCGAGGAGGATATAACCGCCCTCCTCGTCCTGGCCGGGGAGAACCCTGCGGAATACACGATGCGCGAGGAGAGCGAAGAATAAGTCCACTACGGCCTCAGCACGCCCCACACGTCCGGACGGCCGTGGGAGCTGTCGGATGCCGATATGGCTCGCTGGCGAATGAAGGATCGACTGTGGTTTTTTCGAAACTCCGAGAACGCGGCAGTTCTAAGGACGTCTAAACCCATTAGATATGGCGGTCGTTGGCCGAATGCGGGGCTGAAGCGCTAGTTTGGCCTGTATTCTAACTGCACCCGCTGTATCAACTCCAGTTGATCCACGGGAACTGGGGGTTGGGCTCGGCACACCCCACATCGAGATCCAGGCACCGTTGACGCTCGTACTAGATCGCCATTCCGCAATAGTCGCAAATGTTGCTGTGCCCGTCACTCCGTGGGTATTCGGTATTCATGGTGCACCTCCTCGTTCCCTGAACTAATCGGCCGCAAGCGTAGACCCGCCACCATGGGCGAGGTGAACTCTTCTCGAAAAAGGAGCAAACGATTTTCCGATTCTGTTGCTATCGGCTGTTTGAGTGGTGCCACTCCCGTTTTTGAAAAGTTGATCACGAGGAAGGTTTCGACATGGACTCGGGGGAAGGTGAACCCAGAACCAGACGGTCGCCTCGCTCCGTTCGCACTGCGACTCTAGAGCTTCAACTCCCGCGTAGCTGTGCGGTCGCCCCCGGATTGGCGGTCGGGGAGCCGAAGGTTCGCGGTTGCGTGTTTTTGGTGCAGATTTTTGTGAGGAGGGTTCCCGCAGCGAGCGTTTGCGAGCGAGGAAACCCGACGAGTAAAAAGGTGCATGGACTCGGCGGGAGTTGAACCCGCGGCCTCTCCCATGCCAAGGGAGTGATCTACCACTGAT is a genomic window of Halanaeroarchaeum sulfurireducens containing:
- a CDS encoding cupin domain-containing protein, coding for MTRISTTELFERFDEETDRQHFEVLDEESMTVEVARYAAGTAEPKNPHTGDEIYYIISGSGMARAGDETYSVEAGDVVYVESGLEHDIFNIEEDITALLVLAGENPAEYTMREESEE